A stretch of Lysobacter sp. K5869 DNA encodes these proteins:
- a CDS encoding OmpA family protein, which yields MRIRVFPLVLLAAAALAGCGRDSAQPAPAGAPTPAAATPAAAADDGVESDAQKEADAIAAQFPAIPVIVVPEIVGVTPAQRALESAMAPVLDPIAGVKVTPARCGAGGALLHDAGLTSVDAQGQLSRIGDEGIFKVAADGSGTANYEGGLITVNADGSGSINGDGGDEDGEGGALVRVEADGSGSYNGPAGIITLDGKGAGTWNGDSGLIRNNGDGSGTWNGPLGLVTINNDGSGRWNGPLGLVTVDGDGRGRIGAPAREVTLPALAKVAPAGRFPSLKKFAPPGAPCGYLITLSDRVLFDFDKSDIRADAAKVLDTLAAALKDVRASGMEIGGHTDAKGSDDYNLALSQRRAQAVAAALSERGAAQQAAAKGYGESQPVAPNEIGGQDHPGGRQLNRRVEIFVRT from the coding sequence ATGCGTATCCGCGTTTTCCCCTTGGTTTTGCTCGCCGCCGCGGCGCTCGCCGGATGCGGCCGCGACAGCGCGCAGCCCGCGCCCGCGGGCGCGCCGACTCCGGCCGCGGCGACTCCCGCAGCGGCCGCCGACGACGGCGTCGAGTCCGACGCGCAGAAAGAAGCCGACGCCATCGCCGCGCAGTTTCCGGCGATCCCCGTCATCGTCGTGCCCGAGATCGTCGGCGTCACGCCCGCGCAGCGCGCGTTGGAATCGGCGATGGCGCCGGTGCTCGATCCCATCGCCGGGGTGAAGGTGACGCCGGCGCGTTGCGGCGCCGGCGGCGCGCTGTTGCACGACGCCGGCTTGACCAGCGTGGATGCGCAAGGGCAACTGAGCCGCATCGGCGACGAGGGCATCTTCAAGGTCGCCGCCGACGGCAGCGGCACCGCCAATTACGAAGGCGGCCTGATCACGGTCAACGCCGACGGCAGCGGCAGCATCAACGGCGACGGCGGCGATGAGGACGGCGAGGGCGGCGCGCTGGTGCGGGTCGAGGCCGACGGCTCGGGGTCCTACAACGGTCCGGCCGGCATCATCACCCTCGACGGCAAGGGCGCCGGCACCTGGAACGGCGACAGCGGCTTGATCCGCAACAACGGCGACGGCAGCGGCACCTGGAACGGCCCGCTGGGGTTGGTGACGATCAACAACGACGGCAGCGGCCGCTGGAACGGGCCGCTCGGTCTGGTTACGGTCGACGGCGACGGCCGCGGCCGCATCGGCGCGCCGGCGCGCGAGGTCACGTTGCCGGCGCTGGCGAAAGTCGCGCCGGCCGGGCGGTTTCCGTCGCTGAAGAAATTCGCGCCGCCGGGCGCGCCGTGCGGTTACCTGATCACGCTCAGCGACCGCGTGCTGTTCGATTTCGACAAATCCGACATCCGCGCCGACGCCGCCAAGGTGCTCGATACCTTGGCCGCGGCGCTCAAGGACGTGCGCGCCTCGGGCATGGAAATCGGCGGCCACACCGACGCCAAGGGCAGCGACGACTACAACCTCGCGCTGTCGCAGCGGCGCGCGCAGGCGGTGGCCGCCGCGCTGAGCGAACGCGGCGCGGCGCAGCAGGCCGCGGCCAAGGGCTACGGCGAATCGCAGCCGGTGGCGCCGAACGAGATCGGCGGCCAGGACCATCCGGGCGGGCGCCAGCTCAACCGGCGGGTCGAGATCTTCGTGCGGACTTGA